One window of Gemmatimonas sp. UBA7669 genomic DNA carries:
- a CDS encoding putative bifunctional diguanylate cyclase/phosphodiesterase produces MTTVDDAERRRTDRLRAIADRSLPMGVPAVPTLVFGPMRDRLIMAAVGLYALAIVIMGCMQGSVDRVFTLRLSVIVPLALVAALLAARASRELALDLGTRRFWRYSSVAIALMPVQLWLGTLTVRLPGWPGFVGSVVLATTVPAMLFVALLQLPSAPRNNVDRAKLWLDVATVVVGGALVAWYDFVTTGFGNDPVRRVQATRLYVQGVLDIGLLLVASNLWRRAVLRHRASMLAVFGATLLVLFLGHTAAIVLLHRGLRVPGLLYIVAPLVFVGLAASAWLSCATTLHREVRPQREKTSRSASIIPYAAVLPGFALLLRVAFEQDTQPLVGLVIGAVVLTALAFARQFAATREAVHLLAESAARDNEARFRALVQHSSDVIMIVDPDGTIRYASPSMTTVFGHDASRLVGTNLMTLLHDDDKGSSGAFLEELARTTTRTGTTGASPGVLKCEWRLAHANGAWMTVDNVGTNLLREPVIGGLVLNTRDVTEQSVIKQQYMHQAFHDPLTDLANRSLFLYQVGHALARGSRQSHPVTVLFLDLDNFKTVNDSLGHAAGDRLLVEAARRLATCVREADLIARLGGDEFAVLVEDAETVDDVFVVADRIGEALTRPFLLGGKEVFVNASIGIARSYRGESSDDLVRNADVAMYVAKTRGKGQHVLFEPEMHRAALERLVVEADLRRAIDREEFFLAYQPIVRLESGDVIGAEALVRWMCRDRGTVPPGVFIPIAEETGLIVPIGRWVLRRACREAQRWTRERGMPVRITVNLSGRQLQDAGVVDDVRAALDESGLDASQLVLEITESMLMQNTDVSMERLNALQALGVSLAIDDFGTGYSSLSYLQRYPIDILKIDKAFVDVIDKGGEGPVLAQAIVALGETLQMNTVAEGIETEAQRGQLLELGCELGQGYLFAPPLDAEDFWQLLVARGARVPYLGGRRRRVREQQAA; encoded by the coding sequence ATGACCACTGTCGACGACGCCGAACGGCGTCGCACCGATCGTCTCCGCGCCATCGCCGACCGCAGCCTCCCCATGGGAGTGCCTGCGGTGCCGACGCTGGTGTTCGGCCCGATGCGCGATCGCCTCATCATGGCGGCCGTCGGGCTGTACGCGCTGGCGATTGTGATCATGGGATGCATGCAGGGTTCGGTGGACCGCGTGTTCACCTTGCGACTCAGTGTCATTGTGCCGCTCGCGCTCGTCGCCGCCCTGCTGGCGGCCCGGGCCAGTCGCGAACTCGCGCTCGACCTCGGCACCCGACGCTTCTGGCGCTACAGCTCGGTCGCGATTGCGCTCATGCCCGTGCAGCTCTGGCTGGGGACGCTGACAGTGCGGTTGCCCGGCTGGCCGGGCTTCGTGGGCAGTGTGGTGCTGGCGACCACCGTGCCGGCCATGCTCTTCGTGGCCCTGCTGCAACTGCCCAGTGCACCGCGCAACAACGTAGACCGGGCCAAGCTCTGGCTCGACGTCGCCACCGTGGTGGTGGGCGGCGCGCTGGTTGCCTGGTATGACTTTGTCACCACCGGCTTCGGCAATGATCCGGTGCGCCGCGTGCAGGCCACGCGCCTGTATGTGCAGGGCGTGCTCGATATCGGCTTGCTGCTGGTGGCCTCCAATCTCTGGCGACGTGCCGTCCTGCGGCACCGTGCGTCCATGCTGGCCGTCTTCGGCGCCACGCTGCTGGTGCTGTTCCTCGGGCATACGGCTGCCATTGTGCTGTTGCATCGTGGCCTGCGGGTGCCGGGACTGCTGTATATCGTCGCGCCGCTGGTGTTCGTGGGGCTCGCGGCGTCGGCCTGGCTCAGCTGCGCCACCACCCTGCATCGTGAGGTACGTCCGCAGCGCGAAAAGACCAGTCGCTCGGCGTCCATCATTCCGTATGCGGCCGTGCTGCCGGGTTTCGCACTGCTCCTGCGTGTGGCCTTTGAGCAGGACACGCAGCCGCTTGTCGGGCTGGTCATTGGCGCCGTGGTGCTGACCGCGCTGGCCTTTGCGCGGCAGTTTGCCGCCACTCGCGAGGCCGTGCATCTGCTCGCTGAATCGGCGGCGCGTGACAACGAGGCGCGCTTCCGCGCGCTGGTGCAGCATTCGAGCGACGTGATCATGATTGTCGATCCCGACGGCACCATTCGCTACGCCAGTCCGTCCATGACCACGGTCTTCGGGCACGACGCGTCACGACTCGTGGGCACGAATCTCATGACGCTGCTGCACGACGACGACAAGGGGTCGTCGGGTGCGTTTCTCGAGGAGCTGGCCCGCACCACCACGCGCACCGGTACCACCGGCGCCTCACCCGGTGTGCTCAAGTGCGAATGGCGTCTTGCGCACGCCAACGGCGCCTGGATGACGGTGGACAATGTGGGCACCAACCTGCTGCGTGAGCCCGTCATTGGCGGCCTCGTGCTCAACACGCGCGACGTGACCGAGCAGAGTGTCATCAAGCAGCAGTACATGCACCAGGCCTTTCACGATCCCCTCACCGATCTCGCCAACCGCTCGCTCTTCCTGTATCAGGTGGGGCATGCACTCGCACGAGGGTCGCGTCAGAGTCATCCGGTCACGGTGCTCTTCCTCGACCTCGACAACTTCAAGACGGTCAACGATTCGCTGGGCCATGCCGCCGGCGACCGCCTGCTCGTCGAGGCCGCGCGCCGGCTGGCGACCTGTGTGCGTGAGGCCGATCTCATTGCCCGCCTGGGCGGCGATGAGTTTGCCGTGCTGGTGGAAGACGCCGAAACGGTGGACGACGTGTTTGTCGTGGCCGACCGCATTGGCGAGGCGCTCACACGTCCCTTCCTGCTCGGCGGCAAGGAAGTCTTCGTCAACGCCAGCATCGGTATTGCCCGCTCGTATCGTGGGGAGAGCTCCGATGACCTCGTGCGCAACGCCGACGTGGCCATGTATGTGGCCAAGACGCGCGGCAAGGGGCAGCATGTGCTCTTCGAGCCGGAGATGCACCGCGCGGCGCTCGAGCGCCTCGTGGTGGAAGCCGATCTGCGCCGCGCCATCGATCGTGAGGAGTTCTTCCTGGCCTATCAGCCCATCGTGCGGCTCGAGTCGGGCGACGTGATTGGCGCCGAGGCGCTGGTGCGCTGGATGTGTCGGGATCGCGGCACGGTGCCGCCCGGCGTGTTCATTCCCATTGCCGAGGAAACCGGCCTGATTGTGCCCATTGGCCGTTGGGTGCTGCGGCGAGCCTGCCGCGAGGCCCAGCGCTGGACTCGCGAACGGGGAATGCCCGTGCGCATCACCGTGAATCTCTCCGGGCGGCAGTTGCAGGACGCCGGGGTGGTGGACGACGTGCGCGCCGCGCTCGACGAGTCGGGCCTCGATGCCTCGCAACTGGTGCTCGAGATCACCGAGAGCATGCTCATGCAGAACACCGATGTGTCCATGGAGCGCCTCAACGCCCTTCAGGCGCTCGGCGTCTCGCTGGCCATCGACGACTTCGGAACCGGTTATTCTTCCCTGAGCTACCTGCAACGCTATCCGATCGACATTCTGAAGATCGACAAGGCGTTCGTGGATGTCATCGATAAGGGAGGCGAGGGGCCGGTGTTGGCGCAGGCGATCGTGGCACTCGGAGAAACGCTGCAGATGAATACCGTGGCCGAAGGCATCGAGACGGAGGCCCAGCGCGGGCAGCTGCTCGAACTCGGTTGCGAGCTCGGACAGGGCTACCTGTTCGCGCCGCCGCTTGATGCGGAGGATTTCTGGCAGCTCCTCGTGGCCCGTGGCGCCCGTGTGCCATACCTCGGTGGCCGGCGTCGTCGGGTGCGTGAGCAGCAAGCGGCCTGA
- a CDS encoding THUMP domain-containing class I SAM-dependent RNA methyltransferase: protein MCHTSVAGVVGCVSSKRPDRSSPRLDVFAVAAPGVAPLLAQECLALGLTPLSVTDAGVALSLTPAELFALNCQSRLATRVLRRLAQFVARDFATLEKQAARVPWSLIVAPGTRVRLRVTCRKSRLYHSDAVAERVARGLEAAVPGVSVELRARDDEDDTSESPAVSTQSQLFVVRLDHDQCTISADSSGALLHRRGWRQAVAKAPLRETLAALLLAVFEWNGELPLVDPFCGSGTIGIEAALRARCIAPGLQRNFAMEQWPGADTALYAEQRDRARERVKPAVTVPIVLRDRDAGAIAAARANAERAGVLADLDIAQDALSALDLTAHGPAGLLLTNPPYGHRVSEGADLRGLYARLGDVLRDGGRAWRLGLFMPNDRVLLGQLRLRVTSLLRTTNGGLPVEVWGTEPPRAERARQTRK from the coding sequence GTGTGCCATACCTCGGTGGCCGGCGTCGTCGGGTGCGTGAGCAGCAAGCGGCCTGATCGCAGCTCTCCCCGGCTCGATGTCTTCGCGGTGGCAGCGCCTGGCGTTGCCCCGCTGCTCGCGCAGGAGTGTCTGGCCCTTGGGCTCACGCCGCTGAGCGTGACCGATGCCGGCGTGGCGCTGTCGCTCACGCCGGCCGAGCTCTTTGCACTCAACTGTCAGAGCCGGCTCGCCACGCGCGTGCTGCGCCGCCTCGCACAATTCGTGGCGCGCGACTTTGCCACACTCGAAAAGCAGGCGGCTCGTGTTCCCTGGTCACTCATTGTGGCACCGGGTACGCGCGTGCGACTCCGGGTGACCTGCCGCAAGTCGCGGCTCTATCACTCCGATGCAGTGGCCGAGCGCGTGGCGCGTGGATTGGAGGCCGCCGTGCCGGGTGTCAGTGTGGAATTGCGCGCCCGCGACGATGAAGACGATACCTCGGAGTCGCCGGCCGTCTCGACGCAGTCGCAATTGTTTGTCGTGCGCCTCGATCATGACCAGTGCACCATCAGCGCCGACAGCTCCGGCGCGCTGCTGCACCGTCGCGGCTGGCGTCAGGCCGTGGCCAAGGCGCCGCTTCGCGAAACGCTTGCGGCCCTGCTGCTGGCGGTGTTTGAGTGGAATGGCGAACTGCCATTGGTCGATCCGTTCTGCGGTTCGGGCACCATTGGCATTGAGGCCGCTCTGCGCGCTCGGTGTATTGCCCCGGGATTGCAGCGCAACTTTGCCATGGAGCAGTGGCCGGGTGCGGACACGGCCTTGTACGCCGAGCAGCGGGATCGCGCCCGCGAGCGGGTGAAACCCGCAGTGACCGTGCCCATTGTGCTGCGCGATCGCGATGCCGGGGCCATTGCCGCCGCGCGCGCCAATGCCGAGCGGGCCGGCGTGCTGGCGGATCTCGATATCGCGCAGGACGCGCTGTCTGCACTCGACCTGACGGCACACGGTCCTGCTGGCCTGTTGCTTACCAACCCACCCTACGGCCATCGCGTAAGCGAGGGCGCCGATCTGCGTGGTCTCTACGCGCGACTCGGCGACGTGCTCCGTGATGGTGGCCGCGCCTGGCGGCTTGGTCTCTTCATGCCCAACGACCGTGTGCTGCTGGGGCAACTCCGTTTGCGCGTGACCTCATTGCTGCGCACCACCAACGGCGGTCTGCCGGTGGAAGTGTGGGGAACCGAACCGCCACGCGCAGAACGCGCACGTCAGACCCGGAAGTAG
- a CDS encoding DUF6526 family protein: protein MATTPQSFANHAQYTPVYHFFASPLALIFAVWTIVRFAQSPSADTGYFLVGALALLGVTMVSRLSPLRVQDRLIRLEEQLRYRRLLTPELAARTEATLRPRQYIALRFASDAELPALLDQVLANPSMEPKAIKAAIRDWRADYFRV, encoded by the coding sequence ATGGCCACCACTCCGCAGTCCTTCGCCAACCACGCACAGTACACGCCGGTCTATCACTTCTTCGCGAGTCCGCTGGCGCTGATCTTCGCGGTGTGGACCATCGTGCGCTTTGCGCAGTCGCCGTCCGCCGATACGGGCTACTTTCTCGTCGGCGCCCTCGCCCTGCTCGGTGTAACCATGGTGTCGCGCCTGTCCCCGCTGCGCGTGCAGGACCGTCTCATTCGCCTTGAGGAGCAACTGCGTTATCGCCGCCTGCTCACGCCGGAACTTGCCGCACGCACCGAGGCCACACTGCGCCCACGGCAGTACATCGCGCTGCGCTTTGCGAGCGATGCAGAGTTGCCCGCGCTGCTGGATCAGGTGTTGGCCAATCCGTCCATGGAGCCCAAGGCCATCAAGGCCGCCATTCGCGACTGGCGGGCGGACTACTTCCGGGTCTGA
- a CDS encoding ATP-binding protein has translation MSKPERTPFTRTQRDAHRPLRVVLTGSESVGKTTLAGELGAHYHAPVVPEFVRSYAQRIARPITYNDLLIIATEQAALEDQHLAAARATGSALVVHDTDPLSTLAYAQHYFGGAPDAVEHLVRARRPDHYLLLDIDVPWVPDGVRDRGDRRAEMQQLFVDTLTRVDATFTRIHGTWSERRALAIQTIDHLLSLNT, from the coding sequence ATGTCCAAGCCTGAGCGCACGCCATTCACGCGCACGCAGCGCGACGCACACCGTCCACTGCGCGTCGTGCTGACCGGATCGGAGAGCGTGGGCAAGACCACACTCGCCGGCGAACTTGGCGCGCACTACCACGCGCCCGTGGTGCCGGAGTTTGTCCGCAGCTACGCGCAGCGCATTGCCCGACCCATTACCTACAACGACCTGCTGATTATTGCCACCGAGCAGGCCGCACTCGAAGACCAGCATCTGGCCGCAGCGCGCGCCACAGGCAGCGCGCTGGTCGTGCACGACACCGACCCGCTCAGCACGCTGGCCTACGCGCAGCACTATTTTGGGGGAGCACCGGACGCGGTGGAGCACCTCGTGCGCGCCCGACGCCCCGACCACTATCTGCTGCTCGACATCGACGTGCCCTGGGTGCCCGATGGCGTTCGTGACCGGGGAGATCGCCGTGCGGAGATGCAGCAACTCTTCGTGGACACGTTGACGCGTGTAGACGCCACGTTCACACGCATTCATGGCACCTGGTCCGAACGCCGCGCGTTGGCCATACAGACCATCGATCACTTGTTGTCCCTGAACACGTAG
- the pnuC gene encoding nicotinamide riboside transporter PnuC, with product MTSVPAPIFDALCGWLAARGTSCFEMLGFVTGVLNVWLVTRQSLWSWPVGIVNAAVYTVVFAGAGLYSDTGLQVVYLLLSVYGWWHWWRGAPDRSPLRVTHVPGTQVLPLAFILITTWIALALITTRIPGAALPWADALLVAGSLVAQWMMTRKLLECWLLWIVIDASYVGLFLWRGLTLTAVLYFLFLLLAVRGHISWRRDVQA from the coding sequence ATGACCAGTGTCCCGGCTCCGATCTTTGACGCGCTGTGCGGATGGCTCGCGGCACGCGGCACCTCGTGCTTCGAGATGCTGGGGTTCGTGACCGGCGTGCTCAACGTCTGGCTGGTCACGCGGCAGAGTCTGTGGAGCTGGCCGGTGGGCATCGTCAACGCCGCCGTCTACACCGTGGTGTTTGCCGGCGCCGGGCTCTATTCCGACACGGGCCTGCAGGTGGTCTATTTGCTGCTGTCCGTGTATGGCTGGTGGCACTGGTGGCGCGGAGCCCCCGACCGCTCACCACTGCGCGTCACACACGTGCCGGGCACACAGGTGCTGCCGCTGGCCTTCATCCTGATTACCACCTGGATCGCGCTGGCCCTCATCACGACGCGCATCCCCGGCGCCGCGCTGCCCTGGGCCGACGCGCTGCTCGTGGCCGGCAGCCTCGTCGCGCAGTGGATGATGACCCGCAAGCTGCTCGAGTGCTGGCTGCTGTGGATTGTCATCGATGCCAGTTACGTGGGCCTCTTCCTATGGCGCGGCCTCACGCTCACGGCGGTGCTGTACTTCCTGTTCCTCCTGCTGGCCGTGCGCGGCCACATCAGCTGGCGACGTGATGTCCAAGCCTGA